One Pyrococcus furiosus DSM 3638 genomic window, TCCAGTCATGAGCTTGCAAAACTCTGTGGATCAAAAGCATTATCTGCCGCTCATCCAAATACGGCCTCATCCATCCATCCAAGAAGTAGAGCTTTACGAGGGGTTTTACGGCATCTACAACTGTATCGTAAGTTAAAATTCTCTTTATAAACATCTCTAGTCTCCTCTTCTGCGTTTTTGTGAGGTATATTGGGTAGTTAACGGCCTCTCCAAATGGACTTTCAAAGAGCCATCTTGCAATCTCTGGCTCTAAATCTCTATGTGTATCCCCTAACCACTCCGTGAGTCTAATCCTAAATTCTTCATTGGCCTTCTTCACTATTTCTTTGGCCTTCTCACTGATGGGCTTTATCACGATGGCAGTGTATTCACCACTTACGGGATTTCTAGTAGGACTTAGGTGAACCACGGCAAACCCATTCCTCACCCAAAATCTTATCAGCTCTGGACTTGCTCCAAATCCCGAACCCACCCAGTCCAACCCTTTCTCCTCGGCCTCCTTAATTAAAAGCTCCAAAGCCTTGCTTCCAAGTCCCATATCCATTGCATCTGGGTGAGTTGCTATCCTAACAACTCTGTACCCCTTGAGCCTTGCAAATTCCTTGGCATAGTGGTGCTTTACCATCATGTCTGGTATGATGTTCCCTGGGGGCTTGTACCCCTTGGCCATCTTATCTATCACAGCCTTCGGTATGCCTCCCTCTTTGGCAATCTGAATCGCCGTAACGATCTTTCCGTTCTTTAGCCTAAGCACCCTTGCCTCGTGGTGAGGGGCGTCAGCTAAAAGGGCAACATCACTTGGCCTGTTCCTGTAGTGGGCCAAGACGTAGATGCCGACGAAGTGCCTTAAGTCCTCTCTATCGTTCTCAAACCAGTCATCTAAGTCTGGCTCTTCCAAATATACTTCCATCTTTCTTATGAGCTCGTAATCCTCTTCGGTTAACTCTACAGGCTCTGCATCGAGAAGAAGTACATCAAAGAGCCACTTCTCGATTGGATCCCCTTCAGCATACCTAATGGGAGTTGATAGGTGAACTTCCTTGTATTCCCTCTTCTCTTTTGCCTTCTTCAAGAACTTCACTGAAAATCCTCTTCCAGCTCCTTCATAACCATGGATTGTGGATGAGAAAACAACTCTTTCCTTCTCTAAGTATCTATGTAAAATGGGGACATGAATTCCAGCGGCTTCATCCACTATATACAGCTCAGCCCTCTGTCTGTACCCCTTTGTTGGAGGATAGTACCTTATTCCGATCCCTTTTGCATATACCTCTTTTATTAGTCCATTATCGGTTATGACCTTGGTCTTATATCCTAAGACCTCAAGGCTCTTTTTGGCGAACTTCATTAGGCTCTGCACATTCTCTGGCTCTGGAGCTGTTACCACGATTCTGAACCTCTTCTTTTTGCTTGAAACTGCTAGGCCAACACTTGCAATTCCTATGGAAACGCTCTTTCCTCTTCCCCTATCTGCCGTTAAAACCACCATTCCCTCTTTCTCAATTAACTCTTCCAAAGTCTTTAGAACTTCAACTTGACCTCTAGTTAAACACAGCTCGTAGAGCTCCCTGGGAAACCTTATATTTTTTGGTATCTCGACTTTTTCCCTTTCAGGGAGAGTTGCCTGGCTCCTATACTTCCCAGGCTTTCTCTCTATGCTCATCCTATCTGTATTGACTATGTATATTCCCTTGTGCTCCGTAAACTTTCTGATTAACCTCCTGTTAAACCTCTTTTTCACGTCTTCAATGGTGTAGGGAGGGGTTACAAGGCTCTTGTGAAAGCCCGTCCACATGTCCTTCCACTTTTCGAAGGGATTTGTAAGGACGAATATTAGTCCTCCTCCTCTCACCGTTTCTATAATTCTTCCCAGGTCGTTTGGAGAATAATCATAGCTTAAGTCAATAACTAAAATGTCAAAGGTTCTCCCCAGTATGTCTCTACTGTGTTTGAAAGTTACGGAAGTTAGCTCTGCTGTGGGAGCCAAAAGGGAGAAGTGCTTCCTAAACTCTTCAAATCTCTTTCTTCCATAAGTATCTTCTCCTAAAGCATCTGTGGCATATAGAACCTCTATCTGCTCCGTATCCCTTAGCTTTCTCTCCAACATCTCTGGAATATATTCGGAAAGAATTCTTGCAGCTCCCCCTGCAAGTATTCCCGCCAACTTAGCCTTGTTTAGAGTATCTCCCTGAAGCACAATCATTCTCCGATGAAACTTTGAAATTGCCTCAGCAAGTGCAGTTTCGGTGAGCTTGATGAGTGAGTCTTTAACCTTTTCCTTTCTCGCGTACTCGCGAATGTCCTTGGGAAACTTAACCTTAACCGTCATCTTTAACCCCAATAAAAGACGGAATTCAAGCTTAAAAACTTAAACTTCAACGTTTTTTATTATCTGTTGGATATCGTTGTATATAGTATCTCTTGAAACGCCGAACATTCTGGCGAGCTCAGAAATGTTTAAGGCTTTAGGATTGTAATTTAAGAGCTCAAGAACTTTTGCTAGAACCTTCCTTCTATTTTGAAGCATGTAATCTTCAGAATGAACTTTCCTTGGTTTGTTAAAGACTATAACTCCGATTGCATAAGTTCTCCTGGTTACTGGGGTTGTATATGTTTCAAGTTGGAAGTCAACTATCTCTATGTCGGGGGTTATGTGGGAGTTTAGCTTTTCTTGTAATTCTTCAATTGCCTTTTCTTTGCTTCCAGAGACGGAGTATTCAGCCGCTATTCCTGGCCTGTATTGGTGGGCAAGATCTATGGTTAGTGCTAGGCTTATGGAAAGGAAGGCACCTGTGGATATTTTGATTTTGGAAGTTGTTATTTTTCCTTGTGGGGGTAATTTCATTTTACTTAATTCGCTAATGGTTTTAAGGCATTCATGAACGCTGGCACTCTCGCTGTGTAACAAAACGAGCATCCTATCACCTCTACAAAAATGAATAATCTCTACGACAAATTTGAGGATAAAAGGATATATAGGGTTTTTGGGCTAAATAATATAGAAGAATACCTTGGAGGTGGAAAAGATGAGGAGGGCACAAGGAGCAATTGAGTACCTTTTTATGATTGCAGCAGCGTTGATCATAATTGCAGTAATAATTAGATACCTAAGAGAGACTGGTGAAACTGCTGGGAGAGCAGGCAAATCAGACAGTAGCTGAGGTAGGAGAGTTGATTTCTGAGGCTATTTCTGAGGCTATAAGTAAATAGATCAAAAATGCCACAAACTCTACTTCATGATGGCATTTCTCTTCCTTCTTTAATAAATTTTTAGGAGTTTTTGGGGGTTATAGGAATTGAAGAGATCTCAGTCCGCAATAGAATATCTTTTGGCTCTCGGAATAACAATAATAGTAGTGTTTTTAGTAGTTGGTTATGTAGCTAGATACACCCATAGTGAGGCTTCTACTGCAGCTAATACAGTGGAGAAGGGTGGAGAAACTATTAAAGAGGGTGTGAAGAATATCACTGAAAAAGAACTCAATGAGTAATTTTTATTCTTGCCGTTCCTTGAATTCTAACTACATTCTCGGAAAGTGTTGAAATCCCCGCTGTAGATATTACAATCTTGTGGTTCCTATATAGAATAGCTGAATTTTCTATGCTTATGTCCCCTGGGAACTCTAAATAACTCTCATCATTGACAACAATTTCGTTTCCCAAAATTTTAATATTCCTAGCAATCATTTTTTTGTCAAATAAAACATTTATCCTGTATGTGTTTGGTGGTATCCTTTCTACGATAATTTTCTTGGGAGTTTTATTGGCAAATTTTAGTTTAAACAGTTTGGAGCTGTTATAATATACCACAAGACTATCTGAATCTAAGAAAAATGATACCTCTGAACTTTTGTTAAGGGAGTATATGAGAAGTTTTTCTCCGCTTGAATATGCGATTCCATAAAGTAGGGATCCATTGACTGTTAGGTAATCAATGATGGCAGAATATTTTTCATATAGGACAGGGGAGTTATCCGCTATTGCGAATACCCAGGTACTTAGGATGATATTAGACACATTTAATGATTTAATGAATTCTTTTGGGTCTTCATTTTGGAGGTATAGAATTCCAAAATTATCAATGTACCATACTGGTTCCTTCAAATCAAAGAGATATGCATTCATTGGATTAAAAGAATATACAGAGCCGTTTAGTTTTGTCACTATATTGGAAGCTTCCCTTCTTATTTCCTCCGTATGTTCGGCGAAGGGTATCGCAAGCTTCCCCTTTGGGACATTCATAAGCAGTGCAATGGAGAAGATAGCTATGAGGAATATTGCGATTATAGCATTCCACTTGTTTATTTTAAGACTGCTAGCAAGGTAAATTAAAAGCAGAAGGAAAATCGGATATAAGAATCGTGGGTAGTGGGGAATTGGAAAGAGAAGATACACAAGAGCTGATATAATGGTGAGAGTTCTAACTTTTGCATCTCCACTGTTTCTCCCTTTTGCCAATATAAGAAAAAGGAGTACCAAAATTGAATAATACGGATAAAGAAGTTCCAGATCTCCGTCTATGATGGTTTTTAATATAGTGGTAACGAGATTTGGGAGATTCAAAAGAGGAACGTACCTAGAAGAGTTTGATAAGTAAACCATTGAAAAATACGACTTGGAAAGTGCAAGTCCAAGGGGGATTTCGATTATGGCTCTTCCTACGATAAATGTTGAGACAATTAACAATGCTTTCTTGATGTTTACTTTTTTAATAACTTCCATAATCATCTTAAATGAAAACACGTTGAAGATTCTTAGGTTAAGGAGAAAGAACACTAAAAGCAACAAGACTGGAAGGAAACTACCTACAATTTCTCCCTCCTTAATTCCAGGAAAGATTAAAAGATTCCTGGCGAGTTTGCTGGAATACAGTGTTATTAGGAGGATTTCTAGTATTAACAAAGATAAATAAGCTAAAACGAAGGCTTTGATTACTTTTTTGTCTATCTTAATGTCCAAATTTAGACATCTAACCAAAAGCAACGCTAGTGTATATGGGATTATTGTGTGCTTTACTGTTGAGAGAACTCCTAAGATAAAGAAAGTAATATAGTCGTTGGTTTCTCTAAGCCACAAATAAAGCGTTAACAAGAATGAAAACTCTATCAAAGTTAATTGATACACACTTGCATTGTAAAACATGAGGAA contains:
- a CDS encoding helix-turn-helix domain-containing protein — translated: MLVLLHSESASVHECLKTISELSKMKLPPQGKITTSKIKISTGAFLSISLALTIDLAHQYRPGIAAEYSVSGSKEKAIEELQEKLNSHITPDIEIVDFQLETYTTPVTRRTYAIGVIVFNKPRKVHSEDYMLQNRRKVLAKVLELLNYNPKALNISELARMFGVSRDTIYNDIQQIIKNVEV
- a CDS encoding class III signal peptide-containing protein, with protein sequence MRRAQGAIEYLFMIAAALIIIAVIIRYLRETGETAGRAGKSDSS
- a CDS encoding ArnT family glycosyltransferase, encoding MKKRTTIALLGILTLYVALRVPPLFWMDEFSDYDEGTYLLIARSINSGYLPYRDIFAVHPPLFYYFLALWLRIFGDNVISGRSFSLFFGALSVVLGYLIGKKLKDEITGLFLATLLALDPFLMFYNASVYQLTLIEFSFLLTLYLWLRETNDYITFFILGVLSTVKHTIIPYTLALLLVRCLNLDIKIDKKVIKAFVLAYLSLLILEILLITLYSSKLARNLLIFPGIKEGEIVGSFLPVLLLLVFFLLNLRIFNVFSFKMIMEVIKKVNIKKALLIVSTFIVGRAIIEIPLGLALSKSYFSMVYLSNSSRYVPLLNLPNLVTTILKTIIDGDLELLYPYYSILVLLFLILAKGRNSGDAKVRTLTIISALVYLLFPIPHYPRFLYPIFLLLLIYLASSLKINKWNAIIAIFLIAIFSIALLMNVPKGKLAIPFAEHTEEIRREASNIVTKLNGSVYSFNPMNAYLFDLKEPVWYIDNFGILYLQNEDPKEFIKSLNVSNIILSTWVFAIADNSPVLYEKYSAIIDYLTVNGSLLYGIAYSSGEKLLIYSLNKSSEVSFFLDSDSLVVYYNSSKLFKLKFANKTPKKIIVERIPPNTYRINVLFDKKMIARNIKILGNEIVVNDESYLEFPGDISIENSAILYRNHKIVISTAGISTLSENVVRIQGTARIKITH
- a CDS encoding tRNA(Met) cytidine acetyltransferase TmcA is translated as MTVKVKFPKDIREYARKEKVKDSLIKLTETALAEAISKFHRRMIVLQGDTLNKAKLAGILAGGAARILSEYIPEMLERKLRDTEQIEVLYATDALGEDTYGRKRFEEFRKHFSLLAPTAELTSVTFKHSRDILGRTFDILVIDLSYDYSPNDLGRIIETVRGGGLIFVLTNPFEKWKDMWTGFHKSLVTPPYTIEDVKKRFNRRLIRKFTEHKGIYIVNTDRMSIERKPGKYRSQATLPEREKVEIPKNIRFPRELYELCLTRGQVEVLKTLEELIEKEGMVVLTADRGRGKSVSIGIASVGLAVSSKKKRFRIVVTAPEPENVQSLMKFAKKSLEVLGYKTKVITDNGLIKEVYAKGIGIRYYPPTKGYRQRAELYIVDEAAGIHVPILHRYLEKERVVFSSTIHGYEGAGRGFSVKFLKKAKEKREYKEVHLSTPIRYAEGDPIEKWLFDVLLLDAEPVELTEEDYELIRKMEVYLEEPDLDDWFENDREDLRHFVGIYVLAHYRNRPSDVALLADAPHHEARVLRLKNGKIVTAIQIAKEGGIPKAVIDKMAKGYKPPGNIIPDMMVKHHYAKEFARLKGYRVVRIATHPDAMDMGLGSKALELLIKEAEEKGLDWVGSGFGASPELIRFWVRNGFAVVHLSPTRNPVSGEYTAIVIKPISEKAKEIVKKANEEFRIRLTEWLGDTHRDLEPEIARWLFESPFGEAVNYPIYLTKTQKRRLEMFIKRILTYDTVVDAVKPLVKLYFLDGWMRPYLDERQIMLLIHRVLQAHDWKETAKLLNRTEMYTMVELRDIVRGLWYYYKHLIKDEEGEK